DNA from Petroclostridium xylanilyticum:
TTACTTTTATGGGTGCCGGAAGCACAATCTTTGCCAAGAATGTATTAGGAGACTGCATGCTGACACCTGCATTAAAAGATTCCCACATCGCCCTGTATGATATTGACCTTCAGAGACTGAAAGACTCTGAAAATATGCTTAACAACATTAATAAAAATAACGGCGGACATGCAAAAATTGCCGCCTACACCGATAGAAAGAAGGCCCTGGAAGGTGCGGATTACGTAGTAAATGCCATCCAGGTGGGCGGATATGAACCCTGCACCGTAACTGATTTTGAGATTCCTAAAAAGTATGGCTTGCGTCAGACTATTGCAGATACATTAGGGATTGGCGGCATTTTTAGAGCTCTTAGAACCATTCCGGTTATGCTTGATTTTGCAAGGGACATGGAAGAAGTTTGCCCCGACGCATGGTTTTTGAACTATACCAACCCTATGGCCATCCTGACAGGCGCCATGCTAAGAGCTACCGGTATAAAAACCGTTGGATTATGTCACAGTGTACAGGTATGTGCCCCACATCTCCTGGAAGGACTGGGAATGAGTACAGAAAATATTCAGTATAAAATTGCAGGAATTAACCACATGGCATGGCTGCTGGAAATTACACGGAATGGAAAAGATCTCTATCCGGAAATTAAGGAAAGGGCATTAAAGAGAGAAACCCCCCATAACGATATGGTACGTTATGAAATCATGAAGCAGTTCGGCTACTACGTCACTGAGTCCAGTGAACATAATGCTGAATACATGCCTTATTTCATTAAGAGTAAATACCCTGAACTGATTGAACGGTTTAATATTCCGCTGGATGAATATCCACGCCGCTGCATAAAACAAATCAAAGATTGGGAAACCATGAGAGAAAAACTGGTTAATAATAAGGACATAGAACATAAACGTTCCCATGAATATGCTTCATATATCATGGAAGCAATGGAAACCGATATACCTTATAAAATAGGCGGAAATGTATTAAATACCGGCCTGATTACCAACCTGCCCAAGGAGGCATGTGTCGAAGTTCCGTGTTTGGTAGACAGGAGCGGCGTAACTCCTTGCTATGTAGGTGCATTGCCACCACAGTTAGCTGCCCTCAACATGACCAATATCAATGTGCAATTGTTGACCATTGAAGCGGCTTTAACCTTAAAGAAAGAATATATTTACTATGCAGCGATGCTTGACCCGCATACATCTTCCGAATTATCGATTGATGATATTAAAGCGCTGTGTGATGATTTAATCGAAGCACATGGGGATTGGCT
Protein-coding regions in this window:
- a CDS encoding alpha-glucosidase/alpha-galactosidase; this encodes MPKITFMGAGSTIFAKNVLGDCMLTPALKDSHIALYDIDLQRLKDSENMLNNINKNNGGHAKIAAYTDRKKALEGADYVVNAIQVGGYEPCTVTDFEIPKKYGLRQTIADTLGIGGIFRALRTIPVMLDFARDMEEVCPDAWFLNYTNPMAILTGAMLRATGIKTVGLCHSVQVCAPHLLEGLGMSTENIQYKIAGINHMAWLLEITRNGKDLYPEIKERALKRETPHNDMVRYEIMKQFGYYVTESSEHNAEYMPYFIKSKYPELIERFNIPLDEYPRRCIKQIKDWETMREKLVNNKDIEHKRSHEYASYIMEAMETDIPYKIGGNVLNTGLITNLPKEACVEVPCLVDRSGVTPCYVGALPPQLAALNMTNINVQLLTIEAALTLKKEYIYYAAMLDPHTSSELSIDDIKALCDDLIEAHGDWLPRFK